The nucleotide sequence AAATATCAATGTATTCTGCGCAATCTCTGCAACATTCATCCGTACGCCTTTTTAACAGATGAAAGACATGATTTTTTCCCTGATAGCAGAATCTTCCGAATCGTATTTCAGGCATAAGGGGCCTGAAAAATCCAGCGCCATCACACCAAGAATTGATTTTGCAT is from Lachnospiraceae bacterium JLR.KK002 and encodes:
- a CDS encoding HPr family phosphocarrier protein; this encodes MQQVNVRFRDVEQIRQFVNIIDKCDANFDLGSGQRVVDAKSILGVMALDFSGPLCLKYDSEDSAIREKIMSFIC